From a single Adhaeribacter swui genomic region:
- a CDS encoding metal-dependent transcriptional regulator, with protein MLSYTEENYIKTIYKLSQNGTKEVNTNAIAETLQTKAASVSDMLRKLSSKNIISYVKYRGVSLSPEGKQMALQIIRKHRLWEVFLVEKLRFNWDEVHEVAEELEHISSPLLVQRLDEFLGYPQTDPHGDPIPSADGIMPNPEKVLAADLAVNASGVVSGVNDTQPLFLQHLDKIGLRLGMKITVLEQIAYDKSLEIKLENNKTLIISHEVARNLLVSV; from the coding sequence GTGCTTAGTTACACCGAAGAAAATTATATCAAAACTATTTACAAGCTATCGCAAAATGGGACGAAAGAAGTAAATACCAACGCTATTGCCGAAACCCTTCAGACCAAAGCGGCATCGGTGAGTGATATGCTCCGGAAATTAAGCAGTAAAAATATTATCTCTTATGTTAAATACCGGGGTGTTTCGTTGTCGCCGGAAGGCAAGCAAATGGCCTTGCAGATTATCCGCAAGCACCGGCTTTGGGAAGTTTTTTTAGTGGAGAAATTACGTTTTAACTGGGACGAAGTACACGAAGTAGCCGAAGAGTTGGAACACATTAGTTCGCCGTTATTAGTGCAACGCCTGGATGAATTTCTGGGCTATCCGCAAACCGATCCGCACGGCGACCCTATCCCTTCGGCTGATGGCATCATGCCCAATCCTGAAAAAGTACTGGCCGCCGACTTAGCGGTAAATGCCTCCGGCGTAGTGAGTGGGGTAAATGACACGCAGCCTTTGTTTCTGCAGCATTTAGATAAAATTGGCTTACGTCTGGGCATGAAAATCACCGTACTGGAGCAGATCGCTTACGACAAATCCCTGGAAATAAAATTAGAGAATAACAAAACGCTGATTATTTCGCACGAAGTAGCCCGCAATTTACTTGTTTCGGTTTAA
- a CDS encoding 3-oxoacyl-ACP synthase III family protein, which produces MRNSKIAGVGHYVPEKVVTNFDLEKLMDTSNEWILERTGIEERRYFEPGKDTTANMGAKASLKALAMAGLQASDVDLIVFATLSPDYVFPGSGVLLQRELNIKEIPALDVRNQCSGFIYALSVADQFIKTGMYNNVLVVGSEIHSSGLDMSNRGRAVSVIFGDGAGAVVLTPAESPETGILSTHLHADGELAEELACLTPTSNQPERLTHAMIDDGSIYPVMNGQTVFKNAVVRFPEVIMEALARNNYKPEDLDMLIPHQANLRITTFIQQKIGLPAEKVFSNIQRYGNTTAASVPIALSEAVEQGKIKADDLVCLAAFGSGFTWASALIRWS; this is translated from the coding sequence ATGAGAAACTCGAAAATTGCCGGTGTGGGCCACTACGTACCCGAGAAAGTAGTTACCAACTTTGATTTGGAAAAGCTGATGGATACCTCCAACGAATGGATCCTGGAGCGAACCGGAATTGAAGAAAGGCGTTATTTTGAACCCGGCAAAGATACTACCGCCAACATGGGCGCTAAAGCCAGTTTAAAAGCTTTAGCCATGGCGGGTTTGCAAGCCTCGGATGTAGATTTAATTGTATTTGCCACCCTTAGTCCGGATTACGTGTTTCCGGGTTCGGGGGTGTTGCTGCAACGCGAGTTAAACATAAAAGAAATTCCGGCTTTAGATGTACGTAACCAATGTTCGGGGTTTATTTACGCCTTATCGGTAGCCGATCAGTTTATTAAAACGGGCATGTACAACAACGTACTGGTGGTTGGTTCCGAAATCCATTCATCGGGTTTAGATATGAGTAACCGGGGGCGGGCGGTTTCGGTAATTTTTGGCGATGGTGCCGGGGCCGTGGTCCTTACTCCAGCCGAAAGCCCGGAGACCGGTATTTTGTCGACGCATTTACACGCCGATGGCGAACTGGCCGAAGAGCTGGCTTGCCTTACTCCTACCAGCAACCAGCCCGAACGCCTGACGCACGCCATGATTGATGATGGGTCTATTTACCCCGTTATGAACGGTCAAACCGTATTTAAAAATGCCGTTGTCCGTTTTCCGGAGGTGATTATGGAAGCATTAGCCCGGAATAATTATAAACCCGAAGATCTGGACATGCTTATTCCGCACCAGGCCAACTTACGGATTACCACATTTATTCAGCAAAAGATAGGCTTACCCGCCGAAAAAGTTTTCAGTAACATTCAGCGCTACGGCAACACTACGGCCGCCTCGGTGCCTATTGCTTTAAGCGAAGCCGTGGAACAAGGCAAGATAAAAGCGGATGATCTGGTATGTTTAGCCGCCTTTGGTAGCGGTTTCACCTGGGCATCGGCCTTAATCCGGTGGAGTTAG
- a CDS encoding glycosyltransferase, giving the protein MKKTRILIASVLKPVNDTRMFEKIGSSLAHLPYTDVHIAGYAGVLPKTNLPITFHPFKEFKRLSWGRVKTQWEMWQLLRRIKPDLLIVSTHELLLVALVFKLFFKKKIWYDVRENYFLNLTTQQFYGGLSKRILAYTIRLIERLSAPFISQFLLAEQSYAQELSFVQHRFVILENKFIPPANNFAARKTYPVKINNNPIKLLYSGTISEMHGIFEAIELCRQLHQEHASVTLTIMGYCAIPETLVQIRDQIKSKPYITLIGGDKLVPHSQIVNEISTSQVGLLPYQPHPSTFRCIPTKLFEYLANGLPVLVQENPYWVERVNSNQAGIMLHFKNFNAAEILKKLKSQEFYPAGPPEEAFWKTEEIKLISLFRQEFKHL; this is encoded by the coding sequence ATGAAGAAAACCCGAATTTTAATTGCCTCGGTTCTAAAGCCCGTAAACGATACCCGCATGTTCGAAAAAATCGGATCGTCATTGGCTCATTTACCCTATACCGATGTGCATATTGCTGGTTATGCGGGAGTTCTGCCCAAAACCAACTTACCCATTACTTTTCACCCTTTTAAAGAATTTAAGCGCTTAAGTTGGGGACGGGTAAAAACGCAATGGGAAATGTGGCAACTGCTGCGCCGGATCAAACCCGACTTACTTATTGTGAGTACCCACGAATTGTTGCTTGTAGCTTTAGTATTTAAGCTTTTTTTTAAAAAAAAGATCTGGTACGATGTCCGGGAAAATTATTTTTTAAATTTAACTACCCAGCAGTTTTACGGCGGCCTAAGCAAACGCATTTTAGCTTACACCATCCGCCTGATAGAAAGATTAAGCGCGCCATTTATTTCGCAGTTTTTACTGGCCGAGCAATCGTATGCCCAAGAGCTTTCTTTTGTACAGCACCGGTTTGTTATTCTGGAAAATAAATTTATTCCTCCGGCAAATAACTTTGCAGCCAGAAAAACTTACCCCGTAAAAATTAATAATAACCCGATAAAGTTGTTGTACTCCGGCACCATTTCGGAAATGCACGGCATTTTTGAGGCCATCGAGCTTTGCCGCCAACTGCACCAGGAGCATGCCAGCGTAACTTTAACCATTATGGGGTACTGTGCTATTCCCGAAACACTAGTCCAAATACGCGATCAAATAAAATCAAAACCCTACATAACCTTAATCGGTGGCGACAAATTAGTACCGCACTCGCAGATTGTAAACGAAATTAGTACCAGTCAGGTCGGACTGTTGCCTTACCAGCCGCATCCGAGCACTTTTAGGTGCATCCCCACGAAATTGTTTGAATACCTGGCCAATGGATTACCCGTACTGGTGCAAGAAAATCCGTATTGGGTGGAACGGGTTAATTCCAATCAGGCCGGTATTATGTTACATTTTAAAAATTTTAACGCTGCCGAAATTTTAAAAAAATTAAAAAGCCAGGAGTTCTACCCAGCCGGTCCACCCGAAGAAGCTTTCTGGAAAACCGAAGAAATTAAGCTAATCAGCTTATTTCGGCAAGAATTTAAACATCTTTAA
- a CDS encoding 2,3,4,5-tetrahydropyridine-2,6-dicarboxylate N-succinyltransferase has translation MMLQELIEQAWEDRAKLHENATTDAIREVIEQLEKGKLRVAEPLADGKWQVNQWIKKAVLMYFPIQKMETIKVGPFEFHDKMALKQNYEQLGVRVVPHAIARYGAYVAKGVIMMPSYINIGAYVDEGTMVDTWATVGSCAQVGKNVHLSGGVGLGGVLEPVQASPVIVEDGAFIGSRCILVEGCHIGKEAVIGANVCITGSSKIIDVTQPEPVIYNGYVPPRSVVIPGSYTKNFPAGDYQVPCALIIGQRKESTDLKTSLNEALRDNGVAV, from the coding sequence ATGATGTTGCAAGAACTAATTGAACAAGCTTGGGAAGACCGGGCAAAATTGCATGAAAACGCTACCACCGATGCCATACGGGAAGTAATAGAACAGCTCGAAAAAGGCAAACTGCGGGTGGCCGAACCGCTTGCTGATGGCAAATGGCAGGTAAACCAGTGGATAAAAAAAGCGGTTTTAATGTATTTTCCAATACAAAAAATGGAAACCATTAAAGTGGGTCCCTTTGAGTTCCATGATAAAATGGCTTTAAAACAAAACTACGAACAATTAGGAGTACGGGTGGTGCCGCACGCGATTGCGCGTTATGGCGCCTACGTAGCTAAAGGCGTTATTATGATGCCATCGTACATTAACATTGGCGCTTACGTAGACGAAGGAACCATGGTGGATACCTGGGCTACCGTAGGTTCTTGCGCGCAGGTTGGTAAAAATGTGCATTTAAGTGGGGGAGTAGGTTTAGGGGGCGTATTGGAACCAGTGCAGGCTTCGCCGGTTATTGTGGAAGACGGCGCTTTTATTGGTTCGCGTTGTATATTGGTAGAAGGTTGCCACATTGGTAAAGAGGCCGTTATTGGCGCGAACGTGTGTATTACCGGTTCATCTAAAATTATTGACGTAACGCAACCCGAGCCGGTTATTTACAACGGCTACGTACCGCCTCGTTCGGTGGTAATACCGGGTTCTTATACCAAAAACTTCCCGGCCGGCGATTACCAGGTGCCCTGCGCCTTAATCATCGGTCAGCGCAAAGAAAGCACCGATCTAAAAACTTCCCTCAACGAAGCCCTCCGCGACAACGGCGTGGCGGTGTAA
- a CDS encoding 3-hydroxyacyl-CoA dehydrogenase family protein, with protein MKKVAVIGSGTMGNGIAHVFAQHNYQVNLIDISPEALQKAQQTITKNLDRMLAKQQITEEQKNATIKNITPFTALAEGVSAVDLVVEAATENKAVKLQLFRELDQHCAPEAILATNTSSISITEIAAVTNRPDKVIGMHFMNPVPIMPLVEIINGYNTAAAVTQTILEIARNLKKTPTAVNDYPGFVANRILMPMINEAIYSLYEGVAGVAEIDTVMKLGMAHPMGPLQLADFIGLDVCLSILRVLHEGFGNPKYAPCPLLVNMVQAGHKGVKSGTGFYVYTPGSKDLVVAERFR; from the coding sequence ATAAAAAAAGTAGCCGTTATCGGATCAGGTACCATGGGCAATGGCATTGCTCATGTGTTTGCTCAACACAACTACCAAGTAAACTTAATTGATATATCGCCAGAAGCTTTACAGAAAGCTCAGCAAACCATTACGAAAAACCTGGATCGGATGTTGGCGAAACAACAAATTACCGAAGAACAAAAAAACGCGACCATTAAAAATATTACCCCCTTTACTGCATTAGCGGAAGGAGTAAGTGCCGTTGACCTGGTAGTAGAAGCGGCCACGGAGAATAAAGCAGTAAAACTGCAACTGTTCCGGGAATTAGATCAGCATTGTGCTCCCGAAGCTATTCTGGCTACGAATACTTCCTCTATTTCCATCACCGAAATAGCCGCGGTTACCAACCGGCCGGACAAAGTGATTGGCATGCACTTTATGAACCCGGTTCCCATAATGCCATTAGTAGAAATTATAAATGGCTACAATACAGCCGCCGCGGTTACCCAAACGATCTTGGAAATAGCCCGAAATTTAAAAAAAACGCCCACCGCAGTAAACGATTATCCGGGCTTTGTGGCTAACCGCATTTTAATGCCCATGATCAACGAAGCCATCTACAGCTTATACGAAGGAGTAGCTGGTGTAGCAGAAATTGATACGGTAATGAAGTTGGGCATGGCGCACCCGATGGGCCCTTTACAACTCGCCGATTTTATAGGCTTAGATGTGTGCCTGTCTATTTTAAGAGTATTGCACGAAGGTTTTGGCAACCCCAAATATGCTCCCTGCCCTTTATTAGTAAACATGGTACAAGCTGGCCACAAAGGCGTAAAATCCGGCACCGGCTTTTATGTTTACACCCCCGGCAGCAAAGATTTAGTAGTAGCCGAGCGGTTTAGGTAG
- a CDS encoding lmo0937 family membrane protein, which produces MGNLLYIIAVVLVILWLIGFLGFPDAVGGFIHILLVIAIIAVLLRLIRGA; this is translated from the coding sequence ATGGGAAATTTGCTTTATATTATTGCTGTGGTATTAGTCATTTTGTGGCTAATCGGCTTTTTAGGTTTCCCTGACGCTGTCGGGGGATTTATTCATATTCTTTTAGTTATTGCCATTATTGCGGTTCTACTACGGCTTATCCGAGGAGCCTAA
- a CDS encoding lmo0937 family membrane protein, with the protein MGNTLYLIAVVLIILWLIGFLGFPDAVGGLIHILLVIAVIAILLRLIRGA; encoded by the coding sequence ATGGGAAATACCTTGTATCTTATCGCCGTTGTACTAATAATTTTGTGGTTAATTGGTTTTCTGGGCTTTCCGGATGCGGTAGGTGGATTAATTCATATTCTGCTGGTAATTGCCGTTATAGCCATTTTGCTTCGTTTAATTAGAGGCGCCTGA
- a CDS encoding ABC-F family ATP-binding cassette domain-containing protein, whose translation MISTSNVSLSYGKRTLFEDVTIKFVPGNCYGLIGANGAGKSTFLKILSGEIEPRTGKVEIPANQRMAVLRQNHFEFDEFPVIQTVIMGHKRLYDIMQEKDAIYAKPDFSEEDGIRASELEGEFADLEGWNAENDAATLLSGLGIGEDLHYALVKDLSGSEKVRVLLAQALFGNPDILLLDEPTNHLDSESILWLENFLDQFNNTVIVVSHDRHFLDSVCTHVADIDFGKISLFAGNYTFWYQSSQLALKQRSEANKKTEDKRKELEEFIRRFSANASKSKQATSRQKLLNKLTLDDIKPSSRKYPHVQFKQEREAGNQLLTVEDLQKSTEDGTVLFKDVSFTVDKKDKIAILGRNDLSASTFFKILMEETQPDKGTFKWGTTTNVAFFPKDNAEYFDTDLNLVDWLRQYSEEKDESFIRGFLGRMLFSGEESLKKANVLSGGEKVRCMLSRMMLQSGNVLILDEPTNHLDLESITALNNGLKDFAGTVLFASHDLQFVDTIANRIIELTPKGIIDKRMSYEEYLADEAIKDLRQKMYA comes from the coding sequence ATGATTAGTACTTCCAATGTAAGCTTGTCTTACGGTAAGCGGACATTATTTGAAGATGTTACCATTAAGTTTGTTCCGGGTAATTGCTACGGATTAATTGGGGCAAATGGCGCTGGGAAATCTACTTTTTTAAAAATTTTGTCGGGCGAGATTGAACCGCGCACGGGCAAGGTAGAAATACCGGCCAACCAGCGGATGGCCGTGTTACGCCAGAACCACTTTGAGTTCGATGAGTTTCCGGTAATTCAAACGGTAATTATGGGTCATAAACGTCTTTACGATATAATGCAGGAGAAAGACGCCATTTATGCCAAACCAGATTTCAGCGAAGAAGACGGTATCCGGGCTTCGGAGTTGGAAGGTGAATTTGCCGATCTGGAAGGTTGGAACGCCGAAAACGATGCCGCCACTTTGCTCAGCGGTTTAGGTATTGGCGAAGATTTGCATTATGCTTTGGTGAAGGATTTAAGTGGTAGCGAAAAAGTACGGGTTTTACTGGCTCAGGCTTTGTTTGGCAACCCTGATATATTGCTGCTCGATGAGCCTACCAACCACTTGGACTCTGAATCTATTTTGTGGTTAGAGAACTTCTTGGACCAGTTTAACAATACTGTAATTGTAGTATCCCACGACCGCCACTTTCTGGATTCGGTTTGTACGCATGTAGCCGATATTGATTTTGGTAAAATTAGCTTGTTTGCCGGTAACTACACGTTCTGGTATCAATCGAGCCAGTTAGCTTTAAAACAACGCTCCGAGGCTAACAAGAAAACCGAAGATAAACGCAAAGAACTCGAAGAATTTATTCGGCGGTTTAGCGCCAATGCTTCTAAATCCAAGCAGGCTACTAGCCGCCAGAAGTTATTAAATAAGTTAACCCTCGACGATATTAAACCATCGTCGCGGAAATACCCGCACGTGCAGTTTAAACAAGAGCGCGAAGCCGGTAACCAGCTTTTAACCGTAGAAGACCTGCAAAAATCGACGGAAGACGGTACGGTATTGTTTAAAGATGTATCCTTTACGGTAGATAAGAAAGACAAGATTGCAATTCTGGGACGCAATGATTTATCGGCATCTACGTTCTTTAAAATATTAATGGAAGAAACGCAGCCCGATAAAGGTACTTTTAAATGGGGAACTACAACCAACGTGGCCTTTTTCCCGAAAGACAATGCCGAATATTTTGATACCGATTTAAACCTGGTAGACTGGCTGCGGCAATATTCCGAAGAAAAAGACGAAAGCTTTATCCGCGGTTTCTTGGGTCGTATGTTATTCTCGGGTGAGGAATCGCTGAAAAAAGCCAATGTGTTATCCGGAGGCGAAAAAGTACGTTGCATGTTATCGCGCATGATGCTGCAAAGCGGAAACGTTTTAATACTCGACGAACCAACCAACCACCTGGACCTGGAATCGATTACAGCTTTAAACAACGGATTAAAAGATTTTGCCGGTACAGTTTTATTTGCTTCGCACGACTTACAATTTGTTGATACCATTGCCAACCGCATTATTGAATTAACGCCCAAAGGCATTATCGACAAACGCATGAGTTACGAAGAGTATCTGGCCGACGAAGCCATTAAAGATTTAAGACAAAAAATGTATGCCTAA
- a CDS encoding DUF4199 domain-containing protein: protein MNAINPSVEKTGLRYGIYGGIAMVIYFIILKIIGLDKNDTVRFLSMIFVVIASAMAIFYFSKHKTKGMFYLNGLGIGFLVGLVGSVFFGIFLFVYSYFIDQSFLSSLRLMDFFGSNYSPLMIFGANSLLGIIIGTFTGYITMMYFDRSRHESKDF, encoded by the coding sequence ATGAACGCTATTAATCCTTCAGTTGAAAAAACCGGGCTCCGTTATGGTATTTACGGAGGTATTGCCATGGTTATTTACTTTATAATTTTAAAAATAATAGGCTTAGATAAAAACGATACCGTGCGCTTTTTATCCATGATTTTTGTGGTTATTGCTTCGGCTATGGCTATCTTTTATTTCTCGAAACATAAAACCAAGGGCATGTTTTACCTCAACGGCTTAGGTATTGGCTTTTTGGTAGGGCTGGTTGGGTCCGTGTTTTTCGGGATATTCTTATTTGTATATTCTTACTTCATCGACCAAAGCTTTTTGTCTTCTTTGCGATTAATGGACTTTTTTGGCTCTAACTATTCGCCTTTAATGATTTTTGGTGCTAACTCTTTATTGGGTATTATAATAGGTACCTTTACCGGTTATATTACCATGATGTATTTCGACCGGAGCCGCCACGAATCTAAAGATTTTTAA
- a CDS encoding murein L,D-transpeptidase catalytic domain family protein produces the protein MHKKLGWAAFFFCILGAYMATSYAAVSSGNKLKSGSGAISTAVKTQAFETHLWQVYQKAGLAKTSLNLAVYRKALVGYYNLRAKAGTAIKPIVTIVDFSRSSRQKRLWVLDLKNQKLLYYTYVAHGKGTGDEYARFFSNKPNSFKSSLGFYLTAQTYQGKHGLSLKLNGLDKNFNTNALSRAVVIHGADYVSERFIKQYGRLGRSLGCPALPVKETQAIIGAIKNNSCLYIYGADKNYASPYLTEALAIDTFAAQFFPMKATS, from the coding sequence ATGCATAAAAAATTAGGTTGGGCGGCTTTTTTCTTTTGTATTTTAGGTGCCTATATGGCCACTAGCTATGCGGCTGTTTCTTCTGGTAACAAACTTAAATCGGGCTCCGGCGCAATATCAACGGCGGTTAAAACCCAGGCTTTCGAAACGCATTTATGGCAGGTATACCAAAAAGCCGGGCTAGCTAAAACCAGTTTAAATTTAGCGGTTTACCGCAAAGCCCTGGTGGGTTATTATAACTTGCGAGCCAAAGCCGGAACTGCTATTAAGCCCATTGTCACTATTGTGGATTTCAGCCGGTCGAGCCGGCAGAAACGCTTGTGGGTACTGGATTTAAAAAATCAGAAATTATTGTATTACACCTATGTAGCGCACGGCAAAGGCACCGGCGATGAATATGCCCGCTTTTTTTCGAATAAGCCTAATTCTTTTAAAAGCAGCCTGGGATTTTACTTAACCGCCCAAACTTACCAGGGCAAACACGGTTTGTCATTAAAATTAAACGGCCTCGATAAAAATTTTAATACCAATGCGCTTTCGCGGGCCGTAGTTATTCACGGAGCCGATTACGTGAGCGAGCGATTTATTAAACAATACGGTAGGTTGGGCCGCAGTTTAGGCTGCCCGGCTTTGCCGGTAAAAGAAACCCAGGCCATTATAGGTGCCATAAAAAATAATTCGTGTTTGTACATTTACGGTGCCGATAAAAATTACGCTTCCCCGTACCTCACCGAAGCATTAGCCATAGATACTTTTGCCGCCCAGTTTTTTCCGATGAAAGCTACATCCTGA
- a CDS encoding M48 family metallopeptidase — protein sequence MGNALKYIIALLIAGFSLVTYWCKREENTITGEVQHIDMTVDQEIALGLQAAPQMAAQYGGLHPDQQKASMVKEVGQRIVQQTDAGKTPYQFDFHLLADEETINAFALPGGQVFITAGLLNKLKTEGQLAGVLGHEIGHVVARHSAQQLAKAKLTQGLAGAAGVATYDPDNPRSVAGPIAAAAIAKLMTLKYGRDDELQSDNLAVRFTTAAGYDPRAMVQVMEILAASRGGASSTPEFFQTHPNPENRITKIEQAINQEFPQGLPGGLTP from the coding sequence ATGGGAAATGCTTTAAAATACATTATTGCCTTGCTGATTGCGGGCTTTTCGCTGGTTACGTATTGGTGTAAGCGGGAAGAAAACACCATTACCGGCGAGGTGCAACACATTGATATGACCGTAGACCAGGAAATTGCCCTGGGCTTGCAAGCGGCTCCACAAATGGCCGCGCAATACGGCGGATTACATCCTGATCAACAAAAAGCATCTATGGTAAAAGAAGTAGGCCAGCGTATTGTGCAACAAACCGATGCCGGTAAAACCCCGTACCAGTTTGATTTTCATTTACTCGCCGACGAAGAAACTATAAATGCTTTTGCGTTGCCGGGCGGTCAGGTATTTATTACGGCTGGCCTTTTAAACAAACTAAAAACTGAAGGGCAATTAGCGGGAGTTTTGGGCCACGAAATTGGCCACGTAGTTGCCCGCCACTCCGCACAGCAATTAGCCAAAGCTAAACTAACTCAAGGATTAGCGGGAGCCGCCGGTGTTGCCACCTACGACCCTGATAACCCACGCAGCGTAGCCGGTCCTATTGCGGCGGCGGCCATTGCAAAACTAATGACCTTAAAATACGGCCGCGACGATGAATTGCAGTCGGATAATCTGGCGGTAAGATTTACCACGGCAGCGGGTTACGACCCTCGGGCCATGGTGCAGGTAATGGAAATTCTGGCGGCCTCGCGGGGCGGGGCTTCCAGCACGCCCGAATTTTTCCAAACGCACCCTAACCCGGAAAACCGGATTACCAAAATCGAACAAGCCATTAACCAGGAATTTCCGCAGGGTTTACCGGGTGGTTTAACGCCGTAG
- a CDS encoding IscS subfamily cysteine desulfurase: MLKFPIYLDNNATTPVDPRVLDALLPYFTEHFGNAASRNHAFGWAAEEAVDFAREQVAALINCKPKDIVFTSGATESVNLALKGVFETYASKGNHIITAVTEHKAVLDTCKHLEKLGAQVTYLPVNSEGLIDLQELETAITPKTILIAVMYANNETGVIQPIREISTIAHQHGILFMTDATQAVGKIPVDVEADQIDLLAFTGHKIYGPKGVGALYVRRKNQLVKITAQMDGGGHERGLRSGTLNVPGIVGLGKACELCLLEMPNDHTRLKTLRDHLESELLQITDTQLNGSKMYRLPHVTNLTFKHLEGESLMLGLKDLAVSSGSACTSAAIEPSYVLKALGLSDDFAYSSLRFGLSRFTTAEEIEYAITHVRNVVDKLRQIAAH; encoded by the coding sequence ATGTTAAAATTTCCAATTTATTTAGATAATAACGCGACTACGCCGGTAGATCCCCGGGTGCTGGATGCGTTGTTGCCTTATTTTACGGAACACTTTGGTAATGCCGCTTCTCGGAATCATGCATTTGGCTGGGCCGCCGAAGAAGCTGTGGATTTCGCCCGGGAACAAGTAGCCGCTTTAATTAATTGTAAACCCAAAGATATTGTTTTTACCTCGGGAGCTACCGAATCGGTGAACCTGGCCCTAAAGGGCGTATTTGAAACCTACGCCTCTAAAGGGAATCATATTATAACGGCAGTAACGGAGCATAAAGCCGTGCTGGATACTTGCAAACACCTTGAAAAACTGGGCGCTCAGGTTACCTATTTACCAGTAAATTCCGAAGGGTTAATTGATTTACAAGAACTGGAAACCGCCATTACCCCGAAAACCATTTTAATAGCGGTAATGTATGCGAACAACGAAACAGGTGTTATCCAGCCGATCCGTGAAATTTCTACTATTGCCCATCAACACGGCATTTTGTTTATGACCGATGCTACCCAGGCTGTAGGTAAAATTCCGGTGGATGTAGAAGCTGATCAAATTGATTTATTGGCTTTTACCGGGCATAAAATTTACGGACCAAAAGGCGTGGGCGCTTTGTACGTGCGGCGAAAAAATCAGCTGGTTAAAATTACCGCGCAAATGGACGGGGGCGGCCACGAACGCGGCCTGCGCTCGGGCACCTTAAATGTACCGGGCATTGTGGGTCTGGGCAAAGCCTGCGAATTGTGCCTGCTGGAGATGCCCAACGACCACACCCGTTTAAAAACCCTCCGCGACCACCTGGAATCCGAACTACTACAGATTACTGATACCCAACTCAATGGCTCTAAGATGTACCGCTTACCCCACGTAACCAACCTTACATTTAAACACCTGGAAGGCGAAAGTTTAATGCTGGGCTTAAAAGATTTGGCAGTATCTTCAGGATCAGCGTGTACTTCGGCGGCCATCGAGCCCTCTTATGTGCTAAAAGCCTTGGGTTTAAGCGATGATTTTGCTTATTCTTCTTTGCGATTTGGTTTAAGCCGTTTTACAACGGCTGAAGAAATAGAATATGCCATTACGCACGTGCGCAACGTAGTAGATAAATTGCGGCAAATAGCGGCGCATTAA
- the mce gene encoding methylmalonyl-CoA epimerase, whose amino-acid sequence MEKVEHIGIAVKDLARANELYAQLLNTQPYKTEEVPSEKVITSFFKTGETKIELLAATDETSVIAKFLQKKGEGLHHIAFAVDDIQSEMQRLKQAGFTLLNETPKEGADNKLICFVHPKETNGVLIELCQERT is encoded by the coding sequence ATGGAAAAAGTAGAACATATTGGTATTGCGGTTAAGGATTTGGCCCGGGCTAACGAATTGTACGCGCAACTGCTGAACACCCAACCTTACAAAACCGAGGAAGTACCATCGGAAAAAGTAATTACTTCTTTTTTTAAAACCGGAGAAACCAAAATCGAGCTATTGGCGGCTACCGACGAAACCAGCGTTATTGCTAAGTTTCTTCAAAAAAAAGGCGAAGGGCTCCACCACATTGCTTTTGCTGTAGACGATATACAATCCGAAATGCAACGCTTAAAGCAAGCCGGTTTTACCTTGCTAAATGAAACGCCTAAGGAAGGAGCAGACAATAAGTTAATCTGCTTTGTTCATCCTAAAGAAACCAACGGCGTGCTTATTGAGTTATGCCAGGAGAGAACCTGA